From one Bacteroides fragilis NCTC 9343 genomic stretch:
- the alaS gene encoding alanine--tRNA ligase produces the protein MLTAKETRDSFKNFFESKGHQIVPSAPMVIKDDPTLMFTNAGMNQFKDIILGNHPAKYHRVADSQKCLRVSGKHNDLEEVGHDTYHHTMFEMLGNWSFGDYFKKEAISWAWEYLVDVLKLNPEHLYATVFEGSPEEGLERDNEAASYWEQYLPKDHIINGNKHDNFWEMGDTGPCGPCSEIHIDLRPAEERAKISGRDLVNHDHPQVIEIWNLVFMQYNRKADSTLEPLPAKVIDTGMGFERLCMALQGKTSNYDTDVFQPLIKAIAQMAGTEYGKNEQNDIAMRVIADHIRTIAFSITDGQLPSNAKAGYVIRRILRRAVRYGYTFLGQKQAFMYKLLPVLIDSMGDAYPELIAQKELIEKVIKEEEESFLRTLETGIRLLDKTMADTKANGKTEISGKDAFTLYDTFGFPLDLTELILRENGMTVNVEEFDAEMQQQKQRARNAAAIETGDWIILKEGTTEFVGYDYTEYETSILRYRQVKQKNQTLYQIVLDYTPFYAESGGQVGDTGVLVNEFETIEVIDTKKENNLPIHITKKLPEHPEAPMMACVDTDKRAACAANHSATHLLDEALREVLGEHVEQKGSLVTPDSLRFDFSHFQKVTDEELRKVEHLVNAKIRANVPLQEHRNIPIEEAKELGAIALFGEKYGDHVRVIQFGSSIEFCGGTHVAATGNIGMVKIISESSVAAGVRRIEAYTGARVEEMLDTIQDTLSDLKALFNNTPDLGVAIRKYIDENAGLKKQVEDFMKEKEAAVKERLLKNVQEINGIKVIKFCLPMPAEVVKNIAFQLRGEITENLFFVAGTVDANKPMLTVMISDNLVAGGLKAGNLVKEAAKLIQGGGGGQPHFATAGGKNPDGLNAAVEKVLELAGI, from the coding sequence ATGTTGACTGCAAAAGAAACCAGAGATTCGTTTAAGAATTTCTTCGAGTCAAAAGGACATCAGATCGTTCCTTCGGCTCCAATGGTGATTAAAGATGACCCCACCCTGATGTTTACCAATGCAGGGATGAACCAGTTTAAAGATATTATTTTGGGTAACCACCCGGCGAAATACCACAGAGTCGCGGACTCACAAAAGTGCCTTCGTGTAAGCGGCAAGCACAATGACCTTGAAGAAGTAGGACATGATACCTACCATCACACCATGTTCGAAATGCTGGGTAACTGGTCGTTCGGTGATTACTTCAAGAAAGAAGCCATCAGTTGGGCATGGGAATATCTGGTAGACGTCCTGAAACTGAATCCGGAACACCTGTATGCAACAGTATTCGAAGGTAGCCCGGAAGAGGGTCTGGAGCGTGATAACGAGGCCGCCTCTTACTGGGAGCAATACTTGCCTAAAGACCATATCATCAACGGAAACAAACATGATAACTTTTGGGAAATGGGTGATACAGGCCCTTGCGGTCCGTGTTCGGAGATCCACATCGACCTCCGTCCTGCAGAAGAGCGTGCCAAGATTTCAGGACGCGACTTGGTGAACCACGATCATCCCCAGGTTATCGAAATCTGGAATCTTGTATTCATGCAATACAACCGCAAAGCCGACAGCACTCTTGAGCCGCTTCCGGCGAAAGTGATCGATACCGGTATGGGATTCGAACGCCTGTGCATGGCTTTGCAGGGTAAAACATCCAATTACGACACGGACGTATTCCAGCCGTTGATTAAAGCAATCGCCCAAATGGCCGGAACGGAATATGGCAAAAATGAACAGAACGACATTGCCATGCGTGTTATTGCCGACCACATCCGTACCATTGCGTTCTCAATTACTGACGGACAATTGCCTTCGAATGCCAAGGCCGGTTACGTGATTCGTCGTATCCTGCGTCGTGCCGTTCGTTACGGATATACATTCCTTGGACAGAAACAGGCATTTATGTACAAATTACTTCCGGTTCTGATTGACAGCATGGGAGATGCCTATCCGGAACTGATTGCTCAAAAAGAGTTGATCGAAAAGGTTATCAAAGAAGAAGAAGAATCATTCCTCCGTACTTTGGAAACCGGTATCCGCCTGCTCGATAAAACAATGGCTGACACCAAAGCTAACGGAAAGACTGAAATCAGCGGTAAAGACGCTTTCACATTATACGATACATTCGGTTTCCCACTCGACCTGACAGAGTTGATTCTGCGTGAAAATGGTATGACAGTCAATGTCGAAGAGTTCGATGCCGAAATGCAACAGCAGAAACAACGTGCCCGCAATGCAGCTGCCATAGAGACAGGTGACTGGATCATACTGAAAGAAGGAACTACTGAATTTGTAGGTTACGATTACACGGAATACGAAACCTCCATCCTGCGTTATCGCCAGGTGAAACAGAAAAACCAAACTCTGTATCAGATCGTACTGGACTACACTCCGTTCTATGCAGAGAGCGGTGGCCAGGTAGGTGATACCGGTGTATTGGTAAACGAATTCGAGACTATCGAAGTAATCGACACCAAGAAAGAAAATAATCTTCCGATACATATTACAAAGAAACTGCCCGAACATCCGGAAGCTCCGATGATGGCATGTGTAGACACAGACAAACGTGCCGCTTGTGCAGCCAATCACTCGGCTACCCACTTGCTGGACGAAGCGCTCCGTGAAGTTTTAGGCGAACATGTAGAGCAGAAAGGATCATTGGTTACACCGGACTCTCTGCGTTTTGACTTCTCTCACTTCCAGAAAGTGACAGACGAAGAACTCCGCAAAGTAGAGCATCTGGTAAACGCCAAGATACGTGCCAATGTTCCATTACAGGAACACCGCAACATCCCTATCGAAGAAGCGAAAGAACTGGGCGCAATCGCCCTGTTCGGCGAGAAATATGGTGACCACGTACGTGTTATCCAGTTTGGCTCATCCATTGAATTCTGTGGAGGTACCCACGTTGCCGCTACCGGAAATATCGGTATGGTAAAAATTATCTCTGAGAGTTCGGTAGCTGCCGGTGTACGCCGTATCGAAGCATATACCGGAGCTCGCGTAGAAGAAATGCTGGATACGATCCAGGATACTTTGAGCGACTTGAAAGCTCTTTTCAACAATACTCCCGACCTTGGTGTGGCCATTCGCAAGTATATCGACGAAAACGCAGGACTGAAAAAACAGGTGGAAGACTTCATGAAAGAAAAAGAAGCTGCCGTCAAAGAACGCCTGCTGAAAAATGTACAAGAGATTAACGGCATTAAAGTCATTAAGTTCTGCTTGCCGATGCCCGCCGAAGTAGTGAAGAACATCGCTTTCCAACTTCGTGGTGAAATTACAGAAAATCTCTTCTTTGTAGCCGGAACAGTAGATGCCAATAAACCAATGCTGACTGTTATGATCAGTGACAACCTGGTTGCCGGCGGACTGAAAGCAGGTAATCTGGTGAAAGAAGCTGCCAAACTGATTCAGGGTGGCGGTGGCGGTCAACCTCACTTCGCAACAGCCGGTGGCAAGAATCCGGACGGACTGAACGCTGCTGTTGAGAAGGTACTGGAACTGGCAGGAATCTAA
- a CDS encoding MerR family transcriptional regulator: MQNTERDLKLYYSISEVAQMFDVNESLLRFWEKEFPQISPKKGSRGVRQYRKEDVETIRLIYHLVKERGMTLPGARQKLKDNREATIRNFEIIDRLKQIRQELIGMRDALDGFSTRREEEQ, translated from the coding sequence ATGCAAAATACGGAGAGAGACCTGAAATTATATTACTCTATCAGTGAAGTTGCCCAAATGTTTGATGTCAACGAATCGTTGCTTCGTTTCTGGGAAAAGGAGTTCCCGCAGATATCCCCAAAGAAAGGGAGTCGTGGCGTGCGCCAGTATAGGAAAGAGGATGTGGAAACCATTCGCCTGATCTATCATTTGGTGAAAGAAAGAGGAATGACTCTGCCCGGAGCTCGCCAGAAACTGAAAGATAACAGGGAAGCGACGATCCGGAATTTTGAAATTATCGACCGTTTGAAGCAGATTCGTCAAGAGTTGATCGGAATGAGGGATGCTTTGGATGGGTTTTCAACAAGACGGGAAGAGGAGCAATGA
- a CDS encoding ParA family protein produces the protein MGKIIALANQKGGVGKTTTTINLAASLATLEKKVLVVDADPQANASSGLGVDIKQSECTIYECIIDRANVQDAIHDTEIDSLKVISSHINLVGAEIEMLNLKNREKILKEVLTPLKEEYDYILIDCSPSLGLITINALTAADSVIIPVQAEYFALEGISKLLNTIKIIKSKLNPALEIEGFLLTMYDSRLRQANQIYDEVKRHFQELVFKTVIQRNVKLSEAPSYGLPTILYDAESTGAKNHLALAKELISRNSK, from the coding sequence ATGGGAAAAATAATTGCTTTGGCCAATCAAAAAGGTGGTGTAGGAAAAACAACGACTACGATTAACCTCGCAGCTTCGCTGGCTACGCTCGAAAAGAAAGTACTGGTTGTTGATGCAGACCCACAGGCAAATGCCTCTTCCGGATTGGGAGTCGACATCAAGCAATCTGAATGTACTATCTACGAATGCATTATCGACAGAGCCAACGTACAGGACGCTATTCATGACACCGAAATTGATTCGTTGAAAGTCATTTCATCGCACATTAATCTCGTAGGCGCCGAAATAGAAATGCTAAATCTCAAAAACCGTGAAAAGATACTGAAAGAAGTGCTGACTCCGTTAAAGGAAGAGTATGATTATATTTTGATAGACTGCTCTCCTTCGCTGGGACTGATCACAATCAATGCCCTCACGGCAGCCGATTCGGTGATTATCCCCGTACAAGCGGAATATTTTGCCCTTGAGGGAATCAGCAAACTGCTGAATACCATCAAGATCATCAAATCGAAACTGAACCCGGCACTCGAAATAGAAGGTTTTCTGCTGACCATGTACGACTCACGTCTGCGTCAAGCCAACCAAATCTATGATGAAGTGAAACGCCACTTCCAGGAACTGGTGTTCAAAACCGTCATCCAGCGTAACGTAAAACTGAGTGAAGCCCCCAGCTACGGCCTCCCCACCATCTTATATGATGCAGAGTCCACCGGAGCGAAAAATCATTTGGCGCTGGCTAAAGAACTAATAAGCAGAAACAGTAAATAA
- a CDS encoding lytic transglycosylase domain-containing protein, giving the protein MKKLANYCPLILLFLFATPKVNAQSVDVVIRDNGKERQESIELPKSMTYPLDSLLNDWKAKNYIDLGKDCSTAEINPLFSDSVYIDRLSRMPTVMEMPYNEIVRKFIDMYAGRLRNQVSFMLSACNFYMPIFEEALDAYNLPLELKYLPIIESALNPSAVSRAGAGGLWQFMIGTGKMYGLESNSLVDDRRDPIKATWAAARYLKDLYDIYHDWNLVIAAYNCGPGTINKAIRRSGGETDYWSIYNYLPKETRGYVPAFIAANYVMTYYCDHNICPMETNIPESTDTIQVNKNLHFQQIADLCNVPMDQIRSLNPQYKKEIIPGESKSYTLRLPQNAVSSFIDRQDTIYAHRAGELFKNRRTVAIRDDSSASKRRGSSAKAGSGTPTYYKIKNGDTLGAIAAKYGVRVKDLQNWNGLRGTNISAGKRLKIYK; this is encoded by the coding sequence ATGAAGAAATTAGCAAACTATTGCCCCCTGATTTTATTATTTTTGTTTGCCACACCCAAGGTAAACGCACAGAGTGTAGACGTAGTGATTCGCGACAACGGCAAAGAACGCCAAGAGAGCATCGAGCTTCCCAAAAGTATGACTTATCCTCTCGATAGCCTGCTCAACGACTGGAAAGCCAAGAATTATATCGACTTAGGAAAAGACTGCAGTACAGCGGAGATCAACCCGCTGTTCAGCGACTCCGTATACATCGACCGCCTATCACGCATGCCGACTGTTATGGAGATGCCATACAACGAAATTGTACGTAAATTTATTGATATGTATGCCGGACGCCTGCGGAATCAAGTCTCTTTTATGTTGAGTGCCTGCAACTTCTATATGCCTATCTTTGAGGAGGCCCTCGATGCGTATAATTTACCATTGGAATTGAAATATCTGCCTATTATCGAATCGGCCTTGAACCCGTCGGCAGTATCGCGCGCCGGTGCAGGAGGCTTGTGGCAGTTCATGATCGGAACCGGCAAAATGTACGGTCTGGAGTCAAACAGCCTGGTGGACGACCGTCGTGACCCGATAAAAGCAACCTGGGCAGCAGCACGCTACCTGAAGGATCTATATGACATTTATCATGACTGGAATCTTGTGATTGCGGCTTACAACTGCGGACCGGGCACTATCAATAAAGCCATCCGCCGCTCGGGAGGAGAAACCGACTATTGGAGTATTTATAATTATCTGCCCAAAGAAACAAGAGGTTACGTACCGGCATTTATCGCCGCGAACTATGTAATGACCTATTACTGTGATCACAACATCTGCCCGATGGAAACCAATATTCCCGAAAGCACTGATACGATTCAAGTTAACAAAAACCTCCATTTCCAGCAGATCGCCGACTTATGCAACGTCCCAATGGACCAAATCAGAAGTCTCAATCCACAATATAAAAAAGAAATCATACCGGGCGAAAGCAAGTCGTACACACTGCGCCTTCCACAAAACGCGGTCAGTTCGTTCATCGACCGTCAGGATACGATTTATGCCCACCGTGCCGGCGAACTGTTCAAGAATCGGCGTACAGTGGCCATCAGGGACGACAGTTCAGCCTCCAAGAGGAGAGGTAGCTCTGCCAAAGCCGGCAGTGGTACACCCACTTACTATAAAATCAAAAACGGGGATACCCTGGGAGCCATTGCGGCAAAATATGGTGTACGCGTAAAAGATCTTCAAAACTGGAACGGATTGCGGGGAACTAACATTTCCGCAGGAAAACGTTTGAAAATATACAAATAA
- a CDS encoding RelA/SpoT family protein: MDTENQKEIAEEQMIEQAFQELLNDYLATKHRKRIEIITKAFNFANQAHKGIKRRSGEPYIMHPIAVAKIVCNEIGLGSTSICAALLHDVVEDTDYTVEDIENIFGAKIAQIVDGLTKISGGIFGDRASAQAENFKKLLLTMSDDIRVILIKIADRLHNMRTLGSMLPNKQYKIAGETLYIYAPLANRLGLYKIKTELENLSFKYEHPEEYQEIEEKLNATAAERDMVFNEFTAPIREQLDKMGLKYRILARVKSIYSIWNKMQTKHVPFEEIYDLLAVRIIFEPRNIDEELNDCFDIYVSISKIYKPHPDRLRDWVSHPKANGYQALHVTLMGNNGQWIEVQIRSERMNDVAEQGFAAHWKYKEGGGSEDEGELEKWLRTIKEILDDPQPDAIDFLDTIKLNLFASEIFVFTPKGELKTMPQNSTALDFAFSLHTDIGSHCIGAKVNHKLVPLSHKLQSGDQVEILTSKSQRVQPQWEVFATTARARAKIAAILRKERKTFQKEGEELLNEFFKKEEIRPEAAVIEKLCKLHNMKNEEEFLVAIGNKTIVLGDADKNELKEKQSSNWMKYLTFSFGNNKDKQQEEKEPQEKEKINTKQILKLTEDALQKKYIMAECCHPIPGDDVLGYMDENDRIIIHKRQCPVAAKLKSSYGNRIIATEWDTHKKLSFLVYIYIKGIDNVGLLNEITQVISRQLNVNIRKLDMETDDGIFEGKVQLYVHDVEDVKAICNNLRKIPNIKSVTRVEN; the protein is encoded by the coding sequence ATGGACACTGAGAACCAGAAAGAAATAGCTGAAGAGCAGATGATTGAACAAGCGTTTCAGGAATTGCTGAACGATTATCTTGCTACCAAGCACCGCAAACGTATTGAGATTATAACCAAGGCCTTCAATTTCGCCAATCAGGCACATAAAGGCATCAAACGACGCTCGGGGGAACCGTATATCATGCATCCCATTGCCGTCGCGAAGATCGTATGCAATGAAATAGGCCTTGGCTCGACTTCCATTTGTGCCGCTTTGCTGCACGATGTTGTCGAGGACACCGATTATACAGTAGAAGATATCGAAAATATCTTCGGGGCCAAGATTGCACAGATTGTCGACGGACTGACCAAAATCTCCGGAGGTATTTTTGGTGACCGGGCTTCGGCACAAGCAGAAAACTTCAAGAAACTCCTGCTCACCATGTCTGATGATATCCGGGTGATCCTGATCAAGATTGCCGACCGCCTGCACAACATGCGTACACTCGGTTCCATGTTGCCCAACAAGCAATATAAGATTGCAGGCGAAACCCTTTATATTTACGCCCCTCTTGCCAATCGCCTGGGACTGTATAAGATCAAGACGGAACTGGAAAACCTCAGTTTCAAATATGAACATCCTGAAGAATATCAGGAGATTGAAGAAAAGCTGAACGCAACAGCTGCCGAACGCGATATGGTATTCAACGAATTCACCGCTCCCATACGCGAGCAGTTGGATAAAATGGGATTAAAATATCGAATCCTGGCACGTGTGAAGTCCATCTACTCTATCTGGAACAAGATGCAGACCAAGCATGTTCCTTTCGAAGAGATTTATGATCTTCTGGCTGTACGGATCATTTTCGAACCACGCAACATAGACGAGGAACTGAACGACTGTTTCGATATTTATGTTTCTATCTCCAAAATCTATAAACCGCATCCCGACCGTCTGCGCGACTGGGTGAGCCACCCCAAAGCTAACGGATACCAGGCACTGCACGTCACTTTGATGGGCAATAATGGCCAGTGGATCGAAGTCCAGATACGCAGTGAGCGGATGAACGATGTAGCCGAACAGGGATTTGCCGCTCACTGGAAATATAAAGAAGGAGGAGGCAGCGAAGACGAAGGCGAACTGGAGAAATGGTTGCGTACCATTAAAGAGATACTCGACGATCCGCAGCCGGATGCCATCGACTTTCTCGATACAATCAAATTAAACTTATTCGCCTCGGAAATCTTTGTCTTCACCCCGAAAGGAGAGCTCAAAACCATGCCGCAGAACTCCACTGCCCTGGATTTCGCCTTCTCACTGCACACGGATATAGGAAGCCACTGTATAGGTGCCAAAGTGAATCATAAACTGGTGCCGCTAAGCCATAAGCTGCAAAGTGGTGACCAAGTGGAAATCCTGACATCCAAGTCACAGCGTGTACAGCCCCAATGGGAAGTGTTTGCCACTACTGCGCGTGCAAGAGCTAAGATTGCGGCTATTCTGCGTAAGGAACGAAAAACCTTCCAGAAAGAAGGAGAAGAATTGTTAAATGAATTCTTTAAGAAAGAAGAGATCCGCCCGGAGGCAGCCGTCATCGAGAAGTTGTGCAAACTGCATAACATGAAGAACGAAGAAGAGTTTCTTGTAGCCATCGGTAACAAAACCATCGTTCTGGGAGATGCCGACAAAAATGAACTGAAAGAGAAACAAAGCAGCAACTGGATGAAGTATCTGACTTTCTCTTTTGGCAATAATAAGGATAAACAGCAGGAGGAAAAAGAACCGCAGGAAAAGGAAAAAATCAACACCAAACAAATTCTCAAACTGACGGAAGATGCCCTGCAAAAGAAATATATCATGGCCGAATGTTGTCATCCCATCCCCGGTGACGACGTACTGGGATACATGGACGAGAATGACCGCATCATCATCCACAAGCGTCAATGTCCGGTAGCGGCCAAACTGAAAAGCAGCTACGGCAACCGCATCATTGCCACTGAATGGGATACACACAAGAAACTTTCGTTCCTGGTATACATTTATATTAAAGGAATAGATAATGTAGGGCTGCTGAATGAAATTACACAAGTTATTTCACGCCAGCTTAATGTGAATATCCGGAAACTGGATATGGAAACGGACGATGGCATTTTCGAAGGAAAGGTCCAATTGTATGTGCACGATGTGGAAGATGTAAAAGCTATTTGCAACAACCTGCGCAAGATTCCGAATATAAAGTCGGTGACACGTGTAGAAAACTAA
- a CDS encoding ParB/RepB/Spo0J family partition protein, which produces MATQRRNALGRGLDALLSMEEVKTEGSSSINEIELSKISVNPNQPRREFDETALEELADSIREIGIIQPITLRKVSDDEYQIIAGERRYRASQKAGLDTIPAYIRTADDENVMEMALIENIQREDLNSVEIALAYQHLIEQYDLTQERLSERVGKKRTTIANYLRLLKLPAPIQMALQNKQIDMGHARALITLGDPKLQVKIFEEILEHGYSVRKVEEIVKSLSEGEAVKSGTKKITPKRAKLPEEFNMLKQHLSGFFNTKVQLTCSEKGKGKISIPFSNEEELERIMEIFDSLKK; this is translated from the coding sequence ATGGCAACACAGAGAAGAAATGCATTAGGCCGCGGGCTGGACGCCCTACTCTCCATGGAAGAGGTGAAAACCGAAGGTTCTTCGTCTATTAACGAAATAGAACTGTCGAAAATCTCCGTCAACCCCAACCAACCACGCCGTGAGTTTGATGAAACGGCACTGGAGGAGTTGGCCGATTCGATCAGAGAAATAGGAATTATCCAACCCATCACCTTACGTAAAGTCTCGGACGACGAGTACCAGATTATTGCCGGAGAACGCCGCTACCGCGCCTCTCAGAAAGCCGGACTGGATACTATTCCCGCATATATCCGGACAGCCGATGATGAAAACGTGATGGAAATGGCGCTGATAGAGAATATCCAGCGTGAGGATCTTAATTCAGTGGAAATCGCACTGGCCTACCAGCACCTGATAGAGCAATATGACCTGACACAGGAACGGCTGAGTGAACGTGTCGGCAAGAAGCGTACGACCATTGCCAACTATCTGCGCCTGCTGAAACTGCCGGCACCGATACAAATGGCCCTGCAAAACAAGCAGATAGACATGGGACATGCCCGGGCATTGATCACATTAGGCGATCCGAAACTACAAGTTAAAATATTCGAAGAGATTCTGGAACACGGATACTCCGTTCGCAAAGTAGAAGAGATCGTGAAATCGCTGAGCGAGGGAGAAGCCGTAAAGAGCGGAACCAAAAAGATAACCCCGAAACGGGCCAAACTGCCCGAAGAATTCAATATGCTGAAACAGCACCTTTCGGGATTCTTTAACACCAAGGTACAACTGACCTGTTCTGAAAAGGGAAAAGGAAAAATAAGCATCCCCTTCAGCAATGAAGAAGAGTTGGAACGTATCATGGAAATCTTCGATTCACTGAAGAAATAA
- a CDS encoding DUF5683 domain-containing protein, with protein sequence MAKKTKTYPLYIALLLCFFQVAGIDVYAQEPVKVSQDSISPVREAPKARARRHREPVVSTPATDSVKVEKAVVLPPIDSLENLKPAIVTADSLEEVNRQNLERIETPVMPSVVKADSLPPVMSKKLFVPNPTKATWYAIVFPGGGQIYNRKYWKLPIIYGGFAGCAYALSWNGKMYKDYAQAYMDIMDNNPNTNSFQDLLPPNHNYTDTQLKDLLRKRKDTYRRYRDLSIFAVIGVYLISIIDAYVDAELSNFDISPDLSMRVEPTIINNNPLQPGSKSVGVQCSLRF encoded by the coding sequence ATGGCAAAAAAAACTAAAACATACCCGTTATACATTGCCCTGCTTCTCTGTTTCTTTCAGGTAGCAGGGATTGATGTGTATGCACAGGAGCCTGTCAAAGTATCCCAAGACTCCATTTCTCCGGTACGCGAAGCCCCCAAAGCACGGGCACGCCGCCATCGCGAGCCGGTCGTTTCTACTCCGGCCACCGACAGTGTGAAAGTGGAGAAAGCAGTCGTCCTCCCACCGATAGACAGTTTGGAGAACCTGAAACCCGCTATCGTTACGGCAGACAGCCTGGAGGAAGTCAACCGACAGAACCTGGAAAGGATAGAAACACCCGTCATGCCATCGGTCGTAAAGGCAGATAGCCTGCCACCCGTCATGTCCAAGAAGCTTTTCGTACCTAACCCGACGAAAGCTACCTGGTATGCCATCGTATTTCCGGGCGGAGGACAAATTTATAACCGCAAATACTGGAAGTTACCTATTATATATGGTGGATTTGCCGGATGTGCTTACGCATTGAGCTGGAACGGGAAAATGTATAAAGACTATGCTCAGGCGTATATGGATATTATGGATAACAATCCTAATACCAACAGTTTTCAGGATTTGCTTCCTCCGAATCATAACTATACCGATACGCAACTGAAAGACCTGCTCCGCAAACGAAAGGACACATACCGGCGCTATCGGGATCTCAGTATATTCGCCGTCATCGGTGTATATCTGATTTCCATCATCGACGCCTATGTGGATGCGGAACTATCGAATTTCGACATATCACCCGACCTGAGTATGAGGGTGGAACCTACTATTATAAATAACAACCCGTTGCAACCCGGCAGCAAGTCGGTAGGCGTGCAATGCAGCCTCAGATTTTAA
- a CDS encoding M23 family metallopeptidase — MRKVYYIYNPQTQTYDRIYPTVRQRALSILRRLFIGMGLGAGSFIILLLIFGSPSEKELRKENSQLLAQYNVLSRRLDEAMGVLQDIQQRDDNLYRVIFMADPVSPAIRQAGYGGTNRYEQLMDMANSKLVINTTQKMDVLSKQLYIQSKSFDDVVAMCKNHDQMLKCIPAIQPISNKDLRKTASGYGTRIDPIYGTTKFHAGMDFSAHPGTDVYATGDGTVVKMGWETGYGNTVEIDHGFGYRTRYAHLQEFRTKLGKKVVRGEVIAGVGSTGKSTGPHLHYEVHVKGQVVNPVNYYFMDLSAEDYERMIQIAANHGKVFD; from the coding sequence ATGCGCAAAGTTTACTACATCTATAATCCGCAAACGCAGACTTATGACCGGATTTATCCGACTGTCCGACAACGGGCGCTGAGCATTCTCCGCCGTCTTTTTATAGGAATGGGACTGGGAGCCGGCAGTTTCATCATTCTGTTACTGATTTTCGGTTCTCCCTCAGAGAAGGAGTTGCGGAAAGAAAATAGCCAACTCTTGGCGCAATATAACGTACTCTCTCGTCGTCTTGACGAGGCGATGGGGGTGCTTCAGGATATCCAGCAGCGTGATGATAACCTCTATAGAGTGATTTTTATGGCCGATCCTGTTTCACCGGCTATTCGTCAGGCCGGTTATGGTGGTACGAACCGTTACGAACAATTGATGGATATGGCTAACTCAAAGTTGGTGATCAACACTACCCAAAAGATGGATGTACTGAGCAAACAGCTTTATATCCAGTCCAAGTCATTTGACGATGTAGTGGCAATGTGTAAAAATCATGATCAGATGCTGAAATGTATTCCCGCCATCCAGCCTATATCCAATAAGGACCTTCGGAAGACAGCATCCGGTTATGGGACACGGATTGACCCCATCTACGGAACAACGAAATTTCATGCCGGCATGGACTTCTCGGCGCATCCGGGTACGGACGTGTATGCCACGGGTGATGGTACGGTTGTGAAAATGGGATGGGAGACCGGTTATGGCAATACTGTCGAGATTGACCATGGCTTCGGATATCGTACCCGCTACGCCCATTTACAGGAGTTTCGTACTAAACTGGGTAAAAAGGTCGTGCGTGGTGAAGTTATAGCCGGGGTAGGAAGTACGGGAAAGAGTACCGGCCCGCATTTGCATTACGAAGTGCACGTCAAAGGACAGGTGGTCAATCCGGTGAACTATTACTTTATGGATTTGAGTGCGGAAGATTATGAACGGATGATTCAGATTGCCGCCAACCACGGTAAAGTATTTGACTAA
- the surE gene encoding 5'/3'-nucleotidase SurE has protein sequence MENKRPLILVSNDDGIMAKGISELIKFLRPLGEIVVMAPDAPRSGSGCALTVTQPVHYQLLKKDVGLTVYKCSGTPTDCIKLARNQILDRKPDLVVGGINHGDNSATNVHYSGTMGIVIEGCLNGIPSIGFSICDHAPGADFDAAGPYVRRIAAMVLEKGLPPLTCLNVNFPNTQEIKGVRICEQAKGHWSGEWQACPRRDDANFYWLTGEFIDHEPENEKNDHWALANGYVAITPTVVDMTAYHFMDELKSWEL, from the coding sequence ATGGAAAATAAAAGACCTCTGATCCTCGTCTCCAATGACGACGGCATCATGGCAAAAGGTATTAGTGAACTGATAAAATTCCTCCGCCCGCTGGGCGAGATAGTGGTAATGGCCCCGGATGCCCCTCGTTCCGGCAGTGGATGTGCATTAACGGTGACACAGCCGGTGCACTATCAGTTATTAAAGAAAGATGTGGGACTGACTGTTTATAAATGTTCCGGTACACCGACCGACTGCATAAAACTGGCACGGAATCAGATACTCGACCGGAAGCCGGACCTGGTTGTTGGTGGAATCAACCATGGTGACAATTCCGCTACCAATGTGCACTATTCCGGTACGATGGGGATCGTGATCGAAGGTTGTCTCAATGGGATTCCTTCTATCGGTTTCTCTATTTGTGACCACGCCCCCGGAGCTGATTTTGATGCAGCAGGACCTTATGTCCGGAGAATAGCTGCGATGGTGCTTGAGAAAGGACTTCCGCCACTGACTTGCCTCAATGTGAATTTTCCTAATACTCAGGAGATAAAAGGGGTGAGAATCTGCGAACAGGCCAAAGGACATTGGAGCGGAGAATGGCAGGCTTGCCCCCGGAGAGACGATGCGAATTTCTATTGGTTAACCGGAGAATTTATCGATCATGAACCGGAAAACGAAAAGAATGATCACTGGGCACTGGCTAATGGATACGTAGCGATTACACCTACTGTAGTGGATATGACCGCTTATCATTTTATGGATGAACTGAAATCCTGGGAATTATGA